ATATACAAAGATGATGTTTAAATGAGATAATCGTAGCAGAGTAGTACTCTATGTCAATAGCGGCGATAAAATGTCGTTTTGGGCGTGCGGACATTTTTCTGGGCTTTTACCGCTGCTATTTACACTCTATACAAATGGTTCATAATTAAGAACAATCAACCAAGATAATATTGATAATGTCTTGCTACACTAACTTGATGTTAAAAATTAGCAAGCTTCTAAATTACAAAAGTCCTTGGATCAGCAACAACGGCTACAATTAGCAACGCTTGCCGAAAATCGACAATTAAAGGGCCCTATTCAAAGAATAAGTAGTTTGCTTGAATCTTCTAGTTCAACTCAAAAACGACAAGCAGCTAAGAAAATGACAACTTGTCAAATAGAGGAAATCCCCCGTGTTTTAAAATCAAGTTAGCCACCCGCACTATCGTTTCGAGAAAATAAAAAATCAAGACGAGATGTCCCGTTATCATTGAAGTTCATACACAAACAATGAGAAAAGAGGATATCGTCTTGATGCATAAACAGCTTATCACGTCTCGCCCCAAAGGTCACCACTTAACCGCCGTTGAACGTGGCCGAATTGCCACGCTTCATGCTGAAAGGGTATCCTAACCGACAGATTGCCCAAGTCTTTGGTGTTTGTCATCAGACAACCGCTAATGAACTAACTCGTGGCACTGTTGATCAAGTAAAGAGGGTTAATGATAAGCTGAAATATTATCGCCAATACGTCCCAGAAGCTGCTCAAACACGTTACAAACTAAATCGGCTGCCACGTAGAGAGCTGAACTATCGCACTACTGAAGAAGTCTTTACTGCTGAATGTCTTCGAGTTAGGCGTCGAACTGCTAAGGTTGCGACTGCTGATTAATCACACAGTCATAGATATCAGGACTTCTCGTTCTATGTATGCGAAGTGGCTAACTGGTTCTTGCAGTTTTGGATAGAGGAAATCCAAGCAATATCAAGAATAAAAATTACAAGCAAGATAAAAATTATGTTGTCGATATTGGTGAAAGACAAAAAAATACATAAAAGTAAAACTAATAAGAATTGGTGGAATATTTGGAGATTTTAGATTGCTAGAAATAGTATTATTTCGAACAAATTGGGTTAGAAA
The Lactiplantibacillus brownii genome window above contains:
- a CDS encoding DUF536 domain-containing protein: MDQQQRLQLATLAENRQLKGPIQRISSLLESSSSTQKRQAAKKMTTCQIEEIPRVLKSS